The following proteins are co-located in the Thermus hydrothermalis genome:
- a CDS encoding TIGR01440 family protein, whose product MEGLKRQAEAAIREFLELFPMPRGSLFVLGGSTSEVLGERVGTRPSLEAAEAILEGLLPPLLERGIHVAVQGCEHLNRALVVEREAALAYGLEEVTVFPHPKAGGALATAAFLRFREPVVVESLKAQAHGGMDIGGVLIGMHLRPVAVPVRLSVRKLGEAVLLAAKTRPKLIGGARAVYTREEMLKKVEEYRQRLP is encoded by the coding sequence ATGGAGGGCCTAAAGCGGCAGGCGGAGGCGGCCATCCGGGAGTTCTTGGAGCTCTTCCCTATGCCCAGGGGAAGCCTCTTCGTCCTCGGGGGGTCTACGAGCGAGGTCCTGGGGGAAAGGGTGGGCACGAGGCCGAGCCTCGAGGCCGCCGAGGCCATCCTGGAAGGGCTTCTGCCGCCCCTCTTGGAGCGGGGCATCCACGTGGCCGTGCAGGGGTGCGAGCACCTGAACCGCGCCCTGGTGGTGGAAAGGGAGGCGGCCCTAGCCTATGGCCTAGAGGAGGTCACGGTCTTCCCCCACCCCAAGGCCGGGGGGGCCTTGGCCACGGCGGCCTTCCTCCGCTTCCGGGAGCCCGTGGTGGTGGAAAGCCTAAAGGCCCAAGCCCACGGGGGGATGGACATCGGCGGGGTCCTCATCGGCATGCACCTAAGGCCCGTGGCCGTGCCCGTGCGCCTTTCCGTGCGCAAGCTGGGGGAGGCGGTACTCCTCGCTGCCAAGACCCGGCCCAAGCTCATCGGGGGGGCCCGGGCGGTCTACACCCGGGAGGAGATGCTCAAGAAGGTGGAAGAATATCGGCAAAGGCTTCCCTGA
- the mqnP gene encoding menaquinone biosynthesis prenyltransferase MqnP has product MSRLKLYLELVRFEHTLFALPFAYAGMLLAAGGWPGGRTFLLVTLAMVGARTMAMALNRLIDWRIDALNPRTQNRHLPKGLVKPWETLLLALLGLGLLVYAGLALNPLTARLLPVAVFFLTAYSYTKRFTWLCHYVLGLTIGAAAPGGWIAVTGSFAPTAYWLWAGVGLWIAGFDILYATQDYAFDRAYGVKSIPARFGIPKALSVARATHLLAWLAFLMAGLSYGAGWAFYLGLFLVGGLLLWEHRLVSPEDLSKVEVAFFQANVGVSLGMFLFILLDLLR; this is encoded by the coding sequence GTGAGCCGCCTCAAGCTCTACCTGGAGCTCGTGCGCTTTGAGCACACCCTTTTCGCCCTCCCCTTCGCCTACGCCGGGATGCTCCTGGCGGCGGGGGGTTGGCCGGGTGGGCGCACCTTCCTCCTCGTCACCCTGGCCATGGTGGGGGCGAGGACCATGGCCATGGCCCTAAACCGCCTCATAGACTGGCGGATTGACGCCCTAAACCCCCGCACGCAAAACCGCCACCTGCCCAAGGGCTTGGTGAAGCCCTGGGAGACCCTTCTCCTCGCCCTCCTCGGCCTTGGCCTCTTGGTCTACGCGGGCCTCGCCCTAAACCCCCTCACGGCCAGGCTCCTCCCGGTGGCCGTCTTCTTCCTCACCGCCTATAGCTACACCAAGCGCTTCACCTGGCTTTGCCACTACGTGCTCGGGCTCACCATCGGGGCCGCCGCCCCTGGGGGGTGGATCGCCGTCACGGGGAGCTTCGCCCCCACCGCCTACTGGCTCTGGGCGGGGGTGGGGCTTTGGATCGCCGGCTTTGACATCCTTTACGCCACCCAGGACTACGCCTTTGACCGGGCCTACGGGGTAAAAAGCATCCCGGCCCGCTTCGGCATCCCCAAGGCCCTCAGTGTGGCCCGGGCCACCCACCTCCTCGCCTGGCTCGCCTTCCTGATGGCCGGGCTGAGCTACGGGGCGGGGTGGGCCTTTTACCTAGGGCTTTTCCTGGTGGGGGGGCTTCTCCTTTGGGAGCACCGCCTGGTATCCCCCGAGGACCTCTCCAAGGTGGAGGTGGCCTTCTTCCAGGCCAACGTGGGGGTGAGCCTGGGAATGTTCCTCTTCATCCTCCTGGACCTCCTCCGCTAG
- a CDS encoding Rqc2 family fibronectin-binding protein codes for MEGLLIHALLRGLFPELPALNLGLAFPDEGTLAVLLKGKTGRIFNLVLHYRPPNPSLVLEEGSLLGEPKTPFQRQLAARVKGPLVAAEQWKLDRVVFFRFAGEKGFVDTPPSVLVFEATGRNANLLLLDEKGTILGVDRVITREVNRYRELKPGLPYTPPPPYAKLDPRTLKEEDLRVLLGKPLKEVVRHVDGVGLELMRELARRTGLTPESVLGEGELARLHRALKGLVEDPTLRTALSEELRAKWQEEEKEALRKPLLEALAREVRTLRARLADYHQALARLEEAETHRRKADLLLARLKEVPKGEAKVVLEGFDGHPVEIPLDPALSPQENAKKLYERARRLEELAERALDLIPKTEARIAELEGEMARIASADLQELLALTQRPKGEKGPRLGLRYTSPSGFPVLVGRNAKENDLLTRMAHSEDLWFHAQGVPGSHVILKAEGKNPPLEDLLFAARLAAYHSKARGERQVPVDYTRKKHVWRPRKAPPGQVLYTQAKTLFVEGALPEGLEAG; via the coding sequence ATGGAAGGCCTCCTGATCCACGCCCTTTTGCGGGGGCTTTTCCCGGAGCTTCCCGCCCTGAACCTGGGCCTCGCCTTCCCCGACGAGGGCACCCTGGCCGTGCTCCTCAAGGGGAAGACGGGGCGGATCTTCAACCTGGTCCTCCACTACCGCCCCCCAAACCCCAGCCTGGTCCTGGAGGAGGGGAGCCTCCTGGGGGAGCCCAAGACCCCCTTCCAGCGGCAGCTCGCCGCCCGGGTCAAGGGGCCCTTGGTGGCGGCGGAGCAGTGGAAGCTGGACCGGGTGGTCTTCTTCCGCTTCGCTGGGGAGAAGGGCTTCGTGGACACCCCGCCCTCCGTCCTGGTCTTTGAGGCCACGGGGCGGAACGCCAACCTCCTCCTTCTGGACGAGAAGGGCACCATCCTGGGGGTGGACCGGGTCATCACCCGGGAGGTGAACCGCTACCGGGAGCTCAAGCCCGGCCTCCCCTACACCCCACCCCCCCCCTACGCCAAGCTGGACCCGAGAACCCTCAAGGAGGAAGACCTTAGGGTCCTCCTGGGGAAGCCCCTCAAGGAGGTGGTGCGCCACGTGGACGGGGTGGGGCTTGAGCTCATGCGGGAACTCGCCCGCCGGACCGGGCTCACCCCGGAAAGCGTCCTGGGGGAAGGGGAGCTTGCCCGCCTCCACCGGGCCCTCAAGGGCCTGGTGGAGGACCCCACCCTGCGCACGGCGCTTTCCGAGGAGCTCAGGGCGAAGTGGCAGGAGGAGGAGAAGGAGGCCCTGAGGAAGCCCCTCCTCGAGGCCCTGGCCCGGGAGGTGCGCACCCTTAGGGCCCGGCTTGCCGACTACCACCAGGCCCTCGCCCGCCTGGAGGAGGCGGAGACCCACAGGCGCAAGGCCGACCTCCTCCTCGCCCGGCTCAAGGAGGTGCCCAAGGGGGAGGCAAAGGTGGTCCTGGAGGGGTTTGACGGCCACCCCGTGGAAATCCCCCTGGACCCCGCCCTCTCCCCCCAGGAAAACGCCAAGAAGCTCTACGAAAGGGCCCGGCGCCTGGAGGAGCTTGCGGAAAGGGCCTTGGACCTCATCCCCAAGACGGAAGCCCGCATCGCGGAACTGGAAGGGGAGATGGCCCGCATCGCCAGCGCAGACCTACAGGAACTCCTCGCCCTCACCCAAAGGCCCAAGGGGGAAAAGGGCCCGAGGCTTGGCCTCCGCTACACCTCCCCTTCAGGCTTTCCCGTCCTGGTGGGGCGGAACGCCAAGGAGAACGACCTCCTCACCCGCATGGCCCACTCCGAGGACCTCTGGTTCCACGCCCAAGGGGTGCCGGGGAGCCACGTGATCCTAAAGGCGGAGGGCAAGAACCCCCCCCTGGAGGACCTCCTCTTCGCCGCCAGGCTCGCCGCCTACCACTCCAAGGCCCGGGGAGAGCGGCAGGTGCCCGTGGACTACACCCGCAAGAAGCACGTCTGGCGGCCCCGCAAAGCCCCACCCGGCCAGGTCCTCTACACCCAGGCCAAGACCCTTTTCGTGGAAGGGGCGCTTCCCGAGGGCCTCGAGGCGGGATAA
- the panD gene encoding aspartate 1-decarboxylase, whose amino-acid sequence MFHAKIHRATVTQADLHYVGSVTVDQDLLDAAGILPYEQVDIYDITNGARLTTYALPGPRGSGVVQINGAAAHLVKPGDLVILVAYGIFDEEEARALKPTVVLVDGQNRILEVRKG is encoded by the coding sequence ATGTTCCACGCCAAAATCCACCGGGCCACCGTGACCCAGGCCGACCTCCACTACGTGGGCTCGGTGACCGTGGACCAAGACCTCCTGGACGCCGCCGGCATCCTGCCCTACGAGCAGGTGGACATCTACGACATCACCAACGGGGCCCGCCTCACCACCTACGCCCTGCCAGGCCCCAGGGGCTCGGGGGTGGTCCAGATCAACGGGGCCGCCGCCCACCTGGTGAAGCCCGGCGACCTGGTGATCCTTGTGGCCTACGGGATCTTTGACGAGGAGGAGGCCCGGGCCCTCAAGCCCACGGTGGTCCTGGTGGACGGGCAAAACCGCATCCTGGAGGTCAGGAAGGGGTGA